In Sphingobacterium sp. lm-10, one DNA window encodes the following:
- a CDS encoding TetR/AcrR family transcriptional regulator yields the protein MKKAEATRLNILQKSFDLIYARGYQNASIDEILATTQVTKGAFYYHFKNKDEMGLAIIHELMKPALTQSFAKSLQNTKNPLDAIYNLIHHLLLENDFLKVEYGCPAANFTQEMTPWNQDFSKALQEITQEWIKIMTGMIERGKKSGHIRHDVNAKQVTFFVMSGYWGIRNFGKLENSKKVYLTYLKELKVYLNGLK from the coding sequence ATGAAGAAAGCAGAAGCTACACGATTGAATATTTTGCAAAAATCGTTTGATCTGATTTATGCAAGAGGATATCAGAATGCGAGTATTGACGAGATATTAGCCACGACTCAGGTAACAAAGGGAGCATTCTATTACCATTTCAAAAATAAAGATGAAATGGGATTGGCTATCATACATGAACTCATGAAGCCTGCATTGACACAAAGTTTTGCTAAATCATTGCAAAACACAAAAAACCCATTAGATGCTATTTACAACCTGATACACCATCTATTGCTCGAAAACGATTTTCTGAAAGTAGAGTATGGCTGTCCGGCCGCCAACTTTACACAAGAAATGACGCCATGGAATCAAGATTTTAGTAAAGCATTGCAAGAGATAACACAAGAATGGATTAAGATTATGACAGGCATGATTGAACGTGGAAAAAAATCGGGTCATATACGCCATGATGTCAATGCGAAGCAGGTTACTTTTTTCGTGATGTCTGGATATTGGGGTATCCGAAATTTTGGAAAGCTGGAGAATAGTAAAAAAGTGTATTTAACTTATTTAAAGGAGCTTAAAGTTTATTTAAATGGATTAAAATGA